A window from Pseudomonas sp. MRSN 12121 encodes these proteins:
- the fabG gene encoding 3-oxoacyl-ACP reductase FabG, producing the protein MTESVLVTGSSRGIGRAIALRLAQAGHDLILHCRSGRREAEAVQAEIQALGRQARILQFDVADRASCKAILEADVEAHGAYYGVVLNAGLTRDGAFPALGEDDWDSVLRTNLDGFYNVLHPLMLPMIRRRAAGRIVCITSVSGLIGNRGQVNYSASKAGLIGAAKALAIELGKRRITVNCVAPGLIDTAMLDDNVPVEELLKMIPAQRMGTPEEVASAVNFLMSAEAGYITRQVLAVNGGLC; encoded by the coding sequence ATGACTGAATCCGTACTGGTCACCGGCTCCAGCCGTGGTATCGGCCGCGCCATTGCCCTGCGTCTGGCCCAGGCCGGCCACGACCTGATCCTGCATTGCCGCAGCGGCCGCCGCGAGGCCGAGGCCGTGCAGGCCGAGATACAGGCGCTGGGACGCCAGGCGCGCATCCTGCAATTCGACGTGGCCGACCGCGCCAGCTGCAAGGCCATTCTCGAAGCCGACGTGGAAGCCCATGGCGCCTACTACGGCGTGGTGCTCAACGCCGGCCTGACCCGCGACGGCGCCTTCCCGGCCCTGGGCGAGGACGACTGGGACAGCGTGCTGCGCACCAACCTCGACGGTTTCTACAACGTGCTGCACCCGCTGATGCTGCCGATGATCCGCCGCCGTGCCGCCGGGCGCATCGTCTGCATCACCTCCGTCTCCGGGCTGATCGGCAACCGCGGGCAGGTCAACTACAGCGCTTCCAAGGCCGGCCTGATCGGCGCCGCCAAAGCCCTGGCCATCGAGCTGGGCAAACGCAGGATCACCGTCAACTGCGTGGCCCCGGGCCTGATCGACACGGCGATGCTCGACGACAACGTGCCGGTGGAAGAGCTGCTGAAGATGATCCCGGCCCAGCGCATGGGCACCCCGGAAGAAGTCGCCAGCGCGGTGAACTTCCTGATGTCCGCCGAGGCCGGCTACATCACTCGCCAGGTGCTGGCGGTCAACGGAGGCCTGTGCTGA